A single genomic interval of Deltaproteobacteria bacterium harbors:
- a CDS encoding helix-turn-helix transcriptional regulator, whose amino-acid sequence MLAQQISAWRQVRGLTQEELASRTGIPRPNLSAIERGQHDITVATLEK is encoded by the coding sequence ATGTTGGCCCAACAGATAAGCGCCTGGCGGCAGGTCCGTGGCCTGACCCAGGAAGAACTCGCCTCGCGAACGGGCATTCCGCGGCCCAATCTTTCGGCGATCGAGCGGGGGCAACACGATATCACCGTTGCCACGCTGGAAAAA